A DNA window from Streptomyces parvus contains the following coding sequences:
- the tsaB gene encoding tRNA (adenosine(37)-N6)-threonylcarbamoyltransferase complex dimerization subunit type 1 TsaB codes for MDTATPAVTVALHDGTSVIASSGQVDARRHGELLLPAVDRVLAEAGTELDAVTGVVVGVGPGPYTGLRVGLVTAAAFGSALSVPVHGLCTLDGIAYAAGQAGLEGPFAVATDARRKEVYWARYENARTRTGEPAVDRAADIAEAVAGLPVVGAGAVLYPESFPDARGPEHVSAGALAALAAERLAAGQELLEPQPLYLRRPDAQVPKNYKVVTPQ; via the coding sequence ATGGATACCGCCACACCCGCCGTCACCGTCGCCCTGCACGACGGTACGTCCGTCATCGCCTCCTCCGGACAGGTCGACGCCCGCAGGCACGGGGAGCTGCTGCTCCCCGCCGTCGACCGGGTCCTCGCCGAGGCCGGGACGGAGCTCGACGCCGTGACGGGCGTGGTCGTCGGCGTCGGCCCCGGCCCGTACACCGGCCTGCGCGTCGGCCTGGTCACCGCCGCCGCCTTCGGCTCCGCCCTCTCCGTACCGGTCCACGGCCTGTGCACCCTGGACGGGATCGCGTACGCCGCGGGGCAGGCCGGGCTGGAGGGGCCCTTCGCCGTGGCGACGGACGCCCGCCGCAAGGAGGTGTACTGGGCGCGGTACGAGAACGCCCGCACCCGTACGGGCGAACCTGCCGTCGACCGGGCCGCCGACATCGCCGAAGCCGTCGCCGGGCTCCCGGTCGTCGGCGCGGGCGCGGTGCTCTACCCGGAGTCCTTCCCGGACGCGCGCGGCCCCGAGCACGTCTCCGCCGGGGCGCTCGCCGCGCTCGCCGCCGAGCGCCTTGCCGCCGGGCAGGAACTGCTGGAGCCGCAACCGCTCTATCTGCGCCGGCCCGACGCCCAGGTCCCGAAGAACTACAAGGTGGTCACCCCCCAGTGA
- the rimI gene encoding ribosomal protein S18-alanine N-acetyltransferase — MSAATTAVLREMRWWDIEPVLELEHALFPDDAWSPGMFWSELAHARGPGATRHYVVAEEPATGRIVGYAGLAALGDLSDVQTIAVSREAWGTGLGSELLTDLLKAATAFECATVLLEVRVDNTRAQKLYERFGFEPIGFRRGYYQPGNIDALVMRLTMHEHTEQETGTE; from the coding sequence GTGAGCGCCGCCACCACCGCCGTGCTGCGCGAGATGCGCTGGTGGGACATCGAACCGGTGCTGGAGCTCGAACACGCGCTGTTCCCGGACGACGCCTGGTCGCCCGGCATGTTCTGGTCCGAGCTGGCCCACGCCCGCGGCCCCGGCGCCACCCGCCACTACGTCGTCGCCGAGGAGCCCGCCACCGGGCGTATCGTCGGGTACGCGGGGCTCGCCGCCCTCGGCGACCTCTCCGACGTCCAGACCATCGCGGTCAGCCGCGAGGCCTGGGGCACCGGCCTCGGCTCCGAACTCCTCACCGACCTGCTGAAGGCCGCGACCGCCTTCGAGTGCGCCACCGTGCTGCTGGAGGTCCGGGTCGACAACACCCGCGCGCAGAAGCTGTACGAGCGCTTCGGCTTCGAGCCCATCGGCTTCCGGCGCGGCTACTACCAGCCGGGGAACATCGACGCCCTGGTCATGCGCCTCACCATGCACGAGCACACGGAACAAGAAACCGGGACGGAATGA
- the tsaD gene encoding tRNA (adenosine(37)-N6)-threonylcarbamoyltransferase complex transferase subunit TsaD, translated as MAADEPLVLGIETSCDETGVGIVRGTTLLADAVASSVDTHARFGGVVPEIASRAHLEAMVPTIERALKEAGVSARDLDGIAVTSGPGLAGALLVGVSAAKAYAYALGKPLYGVNHLASHICVDQLEHGPLPEPTMALLVSGGHSSLLLAPDITADVRPLGATIDDAAGEAFDKIARVLDLGFPGGPVIDRLAREGDPKAIAFPRGLTGPRDAPYDFSFSGLKTSVARWIEAKRAAGEEVPVRDVAASFQEAVVDVLTRKAVRACQDEGVDHLMIGGGVAANSRLRALAEERCERAGIRLRVPRPKLCTDNGAMVAALGAEMVARNRLPSDLELSADSSLPVTEPHVPGAAHAHSHDHVHEISKDNLYS; from the coding sequence ATGGCTGCCGACGAACCCCTCGTACTCGGCATCGAGACCTCCTGCGACGAGACCGGCGTCGGCATCGTGCGCGGCACGACCCTGCTCGCCGACGCCGTCGCCTCCAGCGTCGACACCCACGCCCGCTTCGGCGGCGTCGTCCCGGAGATCGCCTCCCGCGCCCATCTGGAGGCGATGGTCCCCACCATCGAGCGCGCACTGAAGGAGGCGGGCGTCAGCGCCCGCGACCTCGACGGGATCGCCGTCACCTCCGGCCCCGGGCTCGCCGGCGCCCTGCTCGTCGGCGTCTCGGCCGCGAAGGCGTACGCGTACGCCCTCGGCAAGCCGCTGTACGGCGTCAACCACCTCGCCTCGCACATCTGCGTCGACCAGCTGGAGCACGGCCCGCTGCCCGAGCCGACGATGGCCCTGCTGGTCAGCGGCGGCCACTCGTCCCTGCTCCTGGCCCCCGACATCACCGCCGACGTCCGCCCGCTCGGCGCGACGATCGACGACGCGGCGGGCGAGGCCTTCGACAAGATCGCCCGGGTCCTGGACCTCGGCTTCCCCGGCGGCCCCGTCATCGACCGGCTGGCGCGGGAGGGCGACCCGAAGGCCATCGCGTTCCCGCGCGGTCTGACCGGTCCGCGCGACGCCCCGTACGACTTCTCCTTCTCCGGGCTGAAGACGTCCGTGGCGCGCTGGATCGAGGCGAAGCGCGCGGCGGGCGAGGAGGTGCCCGTACGGGATGTGGCGGCGTCCTTCCAGGAGGCCGTGGTGGACGTGCTCACCCGCAAGGCCGTCCGGGCCTGCCAGGACGAGGGCGTCGACCATCTGATGATCGGCGGCGGCGTCGCGGCCAACTCCCGGTTGCGCGCCCTGGCCGAGGAGCGGTGCGAGCGGGCCGGTATCCGGCTGCGGGTGCCCCGCCCGAAGCTCTGCACCGACAACGGCGCGATGGTCGCGGCGCTCGGCGCGGAGATGGTCGCCCGCAACCGGCTCCCCTCCGACCTGGAGCTGTCGGCCGACTCCTCGCTGCCGGTCACGGAGCCGCACGTGCCGGGGGCCGCGCACGCCCACTCCCACGATCACGTGCACGAGATCAGCAAGGACAACCTGTACTCATGA
- a CDS encoding VOC family protein, with product MQKITPCLWFDGQAEEAAEHYVAIFGGDSRIGDITYYGDEAPGRKGSVLTVGFRLAGQDYMGLNGGPQFPFTEAISLSVDCADQAEVDRFWDALCEGGEEGRCGWLKDRFGVSWQIVPNELPRLLADPDQAKADRTMKAMLGMGKLDLQALRDA from the coding sequence ATGCAGAAGATCACCCCGTGTCTCTGGTTCGACGGTCAGGCCGAGGAGGCGGCCGAGCACTACGTCGCGATCTTCGGAGGCGATTCCCGGATTGGGGACATCACCTACTACGGCGACGAGGCCCCCGGCCGTAAGGGCTCGGTGCTCACCGTCGGCTTCCGGCTCGCCGGGCAGGACTACATGGGGCTCAACGGAGGCCCGCAGTTCCCGTTCACCGAGGCGATCTCGCTCTCCGTCGACTGCGCCGACCAGGCCGAGGTGGACCGGTTCTGGGACGCGCTCTGCGAGGGCGGCGAGGAGGGCCGGTGCGGCTGGCTCAAGGACAGGTTCGGGGTGTCCTGGCAGATCGTTCCGAACGAGCTGCCGCGCCTGCTGGCCGACCCGGACCAGGCGAAGGCGGACCGGACCATGAAGGCGATGCTCGGCATGGGCAAGCTGGACCTCCAGGCGCTGCGCGACGCCTGA